From the Streptococcus sp. 29887 genome, one window contains:
- a CDS encoding single-stranded DNA-binding protein yields the protein MINNVVLVGRMTRDAELRYTPSNQAVATFTLAVNRNFKNQNGEREADFINVVIWRQQAENLANWAKKGALIGVTGRIQTRSYDNQQGQRVYVTEVLADSFQLLESRTAREGQGGAYSAGNSFAAGNDYNSPYQAPAQSTPNFAREESPFGASNPMDISDDDLPF from the coding sequence ATGATAAATAATGTAGTATTGGTTGGTCGTATGACCCGTGATGCAGAACTTCGTTATACTCCGTCTAACCAGGCTGTTGCGACTTTTACTCTAGCAGTTAACCGCAATTTTAAAAATCAAAACGGTGAGCGTGAAGCGGACTTTATCAACGTAGTCATTTGGCGTCAACAAGCTGAGAATTTGGCGAATTGGGCTAAGAAAGGTGCTCTGATTGGTGTTACTGGTCGTATCCAGACTCGTAGCTATGATAACCAGCAGGGACAACGTGTCTACGTGACTGAGGTGCTTGCGGATAGTTTCCAACTCTTGGAAAGCCGTACTGCTCGTGAAGGTCAAGGTGGTGCTTATTCAGCTGGTAATTCATTTGCCGCTGGGAATGACTATAACTCACCTTATCAAGCACCTGCACAATCTACACCTAACTTCGCTAGAGAAGAAAGTCCATTTGGAGCTAGTAATCCAATGGATATATCAGACGATGACCTACCATTCTAG
- a CDS encoding DUF1129 domain-containing protein, which translates to MSFTEIKELTKKNQEFIHIATNQLIKDGKSDSEIKELLEEILPTIIEKQKTGITARNLYGAPSEWAASKSIIEQEEKVKTEYNENPWLMWLDSSLFMLAIIAGINGVMNLLGQGAQYGLLTLLVIGFGVGAGMYFMYHFVYREQIKTGQRPKLLKAILFLGLATLAWSLVFLLAALIPTSLNPVLPPLVTILIGAAAFGARYLLKKKYNIRNAMSPVQ; encoded by the coding sequence ATGTCATTTACAGAAATTAAAGAATTAACGAAAAAAAACCAGGAATTTATCCATATTGCTACTAACCAATTGATTAAAGATGGTAAATCTGATAGTGAAATTAAAGAATTATTGGAAGAAATCCTGCCGACAATTATTGAGAAACAAAAAACTGGTATAACAGCCCGCAACCTCTACGGAGCTCCAAGCGAGTGGGCAGCAAGTAAGTCTATTATCGAACAAGAAGAGAAAGTTAAAACCGAATACAATGAGAACCCTTGGCTTATGTGGCTCGATTCCAGTCTTTTCATGCTTGCTATTATTGCAGGAATCAACGGAGTGATGAACTTATTAGGTCAAGGCGCCCAATATGGCTTGCTCACGCTATTAGTCATTGGTTTTGGAGTCGGCGCTGGTATGTACTTCATGTACCACTTCGTTTACAGAGAACAAATCAAAACTGGTCAACGTCCTAAATTATTAAAAGCAATCCTCTTCCTCGGACTTGCGACCTTGGCTTGGTCACTTGTTTTCCTCTTGGCAGCCCTTATCCCTACCAGCCTAAACCCTGTCTTGCCTCCACTAGTTACCATTCTTATTGGAGCTGCAGCTTTCGGTGCTCGCTACCTCTTGAAAAAGAAATACAATATCCGCAATGCAATGTCACCTGTACAATAG
- the rpsR gene encoding 30S ribosomal protein S18 — MAQQRRGGFKRRKKVDYIAANKIEYVDYKDTELLSRFISERGKILPRRVTGTSAKNQRKVTTAIKRARVMALLPFVNED; from the coding sequence ATGGCTCAACAACGTCGTGGCGGTTTCAAACGCCGTAAAAAAGTTGACTATATCGCAGCTAACAAAATTGAATATGTTGATTACAAAGATACTGAGCTTCTTAGCCGTTTCATTTCTGAACGTGGAAAAATCCTTCCACGCCGTGTAACTGGAACTTCAGCTAAAAACCAACGTAAAGTAACAACAGCTATCAAACGTGCTCGCGTAATGGCATTGCTACCATTCGTAAACGAAGATTAA
- the rpsF gene encoding 30S ribosomal protein S6 — protein sequence MAKYEILYIIRPNIEEEAKNALVARFDSILTDNGATIVESKAWEKRRLAYEIKDFREGLYHIVNVEASNDEALKEFDRLSKINGDILRHMIVKLDA from the coding sequence ATGGCTAAATACGAAATTCTTTATATTATTCGTCCAAACATTGAAGAAGAAGCTAAAAACGCTTTGGTAGCACGCTTTGACTCTATCTTGACTGACAACGGTGCAACAATCGTTGAATCAAAAGCATGGGAAAAACGTCGCCTTGCATACGAAATCAAAGATTTCCGCGAAGGTTTGTACCACATCGTTAACGTTGAAGCAAGCAACGATGAAGCTCTTAAAGAGTTTGACCGTTTGTCAAAAATCAACGGCGACATTCTTCGTCACATGATTGTCAAACTTGACGCGTAA